In the Candidatus Eisenbacteria bacterium genome, one interval contains:
- a CDS encoding tetratricopeptide repeat protein yields MRSDVRFSPRMTGTHGWLRVASRALLLAVALTAAQPSASRAADAATSLATGEARYAEGRGEEARAAWLEGLADAPGNFGLLWRLARVESELSEDQSGEKKRQLAMAAVEHARAAVKAHPDSAAGHVWLAAALGRQALQEGPKTRLALSREVKSEVDRGIALDPGIGRAYHVRALWNRRLASLNLMERAVANSVLGGVPKGASIENAVADLQKAVELEPDYLNHHLELARTLITLKRTDEARQQLERVIALPPRSSLRDARYQAEARELLAKLPRPKG; encoded by the coding sequence ATGAGGTCCGATGTCCGGTTTTCGCCCCGCATGACGGGCACACACGGGTGGCTGCGGGTGGCGTCGCGTGCGCTGTTGCTCGCCGTGGCGCTGACGGCCGCGCAACCGTCGGCCTCGCGCGCGGCCGATGCGGCTACCAGTCTGGCGACCGGTGAGGCGCGCTACGCCGAGGGCAGGGGCGAAGAGGCCCGCGCCGCGTGGCTCGAGGGCCTCGCCGATGCGCCCGGGAACTTCGGTCTGTTGTGGCGACTCGCGCGCGTCGAGTCCGAGTTGTCCGAGGATCAGAGCGGCGAGAAGAAGCGCCAGCTCGCCATGGCAGCGGTCGAGCACGCGCGAGCCGCGGTCAAGGCGCATCCCGACAGCGCGGCAGGCCACGTATGGCTGGCCGCCGCACTGGGGCGCCAGGCGCTTCAGGAGGGACCGAAGACGCGGCTCGCGTTGTCGCGCGAGGTCAAATCCGAAGTCGATCGCGGGATCGCACTGGATCCGGGCATCGGACGCGCCTATCACGTGCGTGCACTGTGGAACCGCCGCCTTGCTTCGCTCAACCTGATGGAGCGCGCGGTGGCGAACAGCGTGCTCGGCGGGGTGCCGAAGGGCGCCAGCATCGAGAACGCGGTGGCGGATCTGCAGAAAGCCGTCGAGCTGGAGCCGGACTACTTGAACCACCACCTCGAACTCGCCCGCACCTTGATCACGCTCAAGCGCACCGACGAGGCGCGCCAGCAGCTCGAGCGGGTGATCGCACTGCCGCCGCGCAGCAGCCTGCGAGACGCCCGTTACCAGGCGGAAGCGCGGGAGTTGCTGGCCAAGCTGCCACGCCCGAAGGGATAG